In Vigna unguiculata cultivar IT97K-499-35 chromosome 3, ASM411807v1, whole genome shotgun sequence, a single genomic region encodes these proteins:
- the LOC114177306 gene encoding mannosyl-oligosaccharide 1,2-alpha-mannosidase MNS1-like isoform X1 yields the protein MGKKSSYSSSSMSAWRYLQPRYYIKRPKRLAMVLIVCVSLTWLLYDRKSLSTGQQDDILKLKEEVTRLQNSIEDIKGHMKDTTESIQNEDEVNKFAKDIYVEDDPISIQRRDKIKDAMLHAWTSYETYAWGNDELKPQSMNGVDNFGGLGATIVDSLDTLFIMGLDDQFNRAREWVAESLSFDKSIEVSVFETTIRVLGGLLSAYDLSGDKVFLEKAREIADRLLPAWNTPSGIPYNRINLAFGNTNNPSWSRGNSILADSGSEQLEFIALSERTKDPKYQEKVEKVIKGLHATFPDDGLLAIYLNPLTGTQTGGSVTFGAMGDSFYEYLLKAWIQGNKTEAVAFYREMWEKSMIGLQSMIKKSTPSSFAYISERLGNAVFDKMDELACFVPGMLALGSSSSGPDEAAKYLGLAEELVWTCYNFYQSTPTKLAGENYYFRDGEDMSVGTSWNIQRPETIESLFYLWRFTGNKTYQEWGWNIFQAFENNTRLETGYVGLKDVTTGKKDNMMQSYFLSETLKYLYLLFSPSSVISLDEWVFNTEAHPLRIVTRVSNEESGDPEEVFPRHLHGRKEGRIEYK from the exons ATGGGTAAAAAGTCTTCTTATTCATCTTCCTCCATGTCTGCATGGAGGTATTTGCAACCTCGTTATTATATTAAGAGGCCTAAACGACTTGCAATGGTCCTTATCGTCTGCGTTTCACTCACATGGCTACTCTATGACCGCAAATCACTCAGCACTGGACAACAG GATGacattttgaaattgaaagaagaGGTTACACGCTTGCAGAATTCA ATAGAAGATATAAAAGGCCACATGAAAGACACGACAGAAAGTATTCAGAATGAGGATGAAGTCAACAAATTCGCTAAGGATATTTATGTCGAAGATGATCCTATAAGCATACAAcgaagagataaaataaaagatgcCATGCTTCATGCTTGGACATCTTATGAAACGTATGCATGGGGAAATGATGAGCTTAAG CCACAATCAATGAATGGTGTTGACAATTTTGGCGGTCTAGGGGCAACTATAGTAGATTCACTTGACACATTATTTATAATGGGTCTTGATGATCAATTTAATAGAGCTAGAGA GTGGGTTGCTGAATCATTGTCTTTCGACAAGAGCATTGAAGTTAGTGTGTTCGAGACAACCATAAG AGTGTTGGGTGGCCTCCTTAGTGCTTATGATCTCTCTGGTGACAAAGTTTTCCTAGAGAAGGCCAGAGAAATTGCAGATAGGTTGTTGCCTGCTTGGAATACACCTTCAGGAATCCCCTATAATAGAATTAACTTGGCATTTGGCAACACAAATAACCCTTCATGGTCGCGG GGAAACAGTATTCTTGCGGATTCTGGTTCCGAACAACTCGAATTCATTGCTCTCTCTGAAAGGACAAAAGACCCCAAGTACCAAGAAAAG GTAGAAAAGGTCATCAAGGGGCTTCATGCAACTTTTCCGGATGATGGGTTACTTGCTATATACCTTAATCCACTTACTGGAACTCAAACAGGTGGATCAGTTACATTTGGTGCAATGGGTGACAG CTTTTATGAGTACCTACTCAAGGCCTGGATACAAGGAAATAAAACTGAAGCTGTAGCATTTTACAG GGAAATGTGGGAGAAATCAATGATAGGTCTTCAAAGCATGATTAAAAAGTCAACACCTTCGTCTTTTGCATACATATCCGAGAGGCTTGGAAATGCAGTCTTTGATAAG ATGGACGAGTTAGCTTGTTTTGTTCCGGGAATGTTGGCTTTGGGATCTTCAAGCTCTGGCCCCGATGAAGCTGCAAAATATTTGGGCCTTGCAGAGGAG CTTGTATGGACTTGTTACAATTTTTACCAATCAACACCAACTAAATTGGCAGGAGAGAACTATTACTTTCGCGATGGAGAG GATATGAGTGTTGGTACCTCGTGGAATATCCAAAGGCCTGAAACAATCGAGTCATTATTCTACCTCTGGCGTTTCACTGGAAACAAAACATACCAGGAATGGGGTTGGAATATTTTCCAAGCATTTGAAAACAATACTCGGTTGGAAACAGGATATGTTGGACTCAAAGAT GTGACTACTGGGAAGAAAGATAACATGATGCAGAGCTACTTCCTCTCAGAGACACTCAAGTATCTTTATCTGTTGTTTTCGCCTTCATCAGTGATTTCCCTGGATGAATGGGTGTTCAACACGGAGGCTCATCCTTTAAGAATTGTGACTAGAGTTTCTAATGAAGAGAGTGGTGACCCAGAAGAGGTATTTCCACGTCATTTGCATGGTAGAAAAGAAGGTCGAATTGAATATAAGTAG
- the LOC114177306 gene encoding mannosyl-oligosaccharide 1,2-alpha-mannosidase MNS1-like isoform X2 codes for MGKKSSYSSSSMSAWRYLQPRYYIKRPKRLAMVLIVCVSLTWLLYDRKSLSTGQQDDILKLKEEVTRLQNSIEDIKGHMKDTTESIQNEDEVNKFAKDIYVEDDPISIQRRDKIKDAMLHAWTSYETWVAESLSFDKSIEVSVFETTIRVLGGLLSAYDLSGDKVFLEKAREIADRLLPAWNTPSGIPYNRINLAFGNTNNPSWSRGNSILADSGSEQLEFIALSERTKDPKYQEKVEKVIKGLHATFPDDGLLAIYLNPLTGTQTGGSVTFGAMGDSFYEYLLKAWIQGNKTEAVAFYREMWEKSMIGLQSMIKKSTPSSFAYISERLGNAVFDKMDELACFVPGMLALGSSSSGPDEAAKYLGLAEELVWTCYNFYQSTPTKLAGENYYFRDGEDMSVGTSWNIQRPETIESLFYLWRFTGNKTYQEWGWNIFQAFENNTRLETGYVGLKDVTTGKKDNMMQSYFLSETLKYLYLLFSPSSVISLDEWVFNTEAHPLRIVTRVSNEESGDPEEVFPRHLHGRKEGRIEYK; via the exons ATGGGTAAAAAGTCTTCTTATTCATCTTCCTCCATGTCTGCATGGAGGTATTTGCAACCTCGTTATTATATTAAGAGGCCTAAACGACTTGCAATGGTCCTTATCGTCTGCGTTTCACTCACATGGCTACTCTATGACCGCAAATCACTCAGCACTGGACAACAG GATGacattttgaaattgaaagaagaGGTTACACGCTTGCAGAATTCA ATAGAAGATATAAAAGGCCACATGAAAGACACGACAGAAAGTATTCAGAATGAGGATGAAGTCAACAAATTCGCTAAGGATATTTATGTCGAAGATGATCCTATAAGCATACAAcgaagagataaaataaaagatgcCATGCTTCATGCTTGGACATCTTATGAAAC GTGGGTTGCTGAATCATTGTCTTTCGACAAGAGCATTGAAGTTAGTGTGTTCGAGACAACCATAAG AGTGTTGGGTGGCCTCCTTAGTGCTTATGATCTCTCTGGTGACAAAGTTTTCCTAGAGAAGGCCAGAGAAATTGCAGATAGGTTGTTGCCTGCTTGGAATACACCTTCAGGAATCCCCTATAATAGAATTAACTTGGCATTTGGCAACACAAATAACCCTTCATGGTCGCGG GGAAACAGTATTCTTGCGGATTCTGGTTCCGAACAACTCGAATTCATTGCTCTCTCTGAAAGGACAAAAGACCCCAAGTACCAAGAAAAG GTAGAAAAGGTCATCAAGGGGCTTCATGCAACTTTTCCGGATGATGGGTTACTTGCTATATACCTTAATCCACTTACTGGAACTCAAACAGGTGGATCAGTTACATTTGGTGCAATGGGTGACAG CTTTTATGAGTACCTACTCAAGGCCTGGATACAAGGAAATAAAACTGAAGCTGTAGCATTTTACAG GGAAATGTGGGAGAAATCAATGATAGGTCTTCAAAGCATGATTAAAAAGTCAACACCTTCGTCTTTTGCATACATATCCGAGAGGCTTGGAAATGCAGTCTTTGATAAG ATGGACGAGTTAGCTTGTTTTGTTCCGGGAATGTTGGCTTTGGGATCTTCAAGCTCTGGCCCCGATGAAGCTGCAAAATATTTGGGCCTTGCAGAGGAG CTTGTATGGACTTGTTACAATTTTTACCAATCAACACCAACTAAATTGGCAGGAGAGAACTATTACTTTCGCGATGGAGAG GATATGAGTGTTGGTACCTCGTGGAATATCCAAAGGCCTGAAACAATCGAGTCATTATTCTACCTCTGGCGTTTCACTGGAAACAAAACATACCAGGAATGGGGTTGGAATATTTTCCAAGCATTTGAAAACAATACTCGGTTGGAAACAGGATATGTTGGACTCAAAGAT GTGACTACTGGGAAGAAAGATAACATGATGCAGAGCTACTTCCTCTCAGAGACACTCAAGTATCTTTATCTGTTGTTTTCGCCTTCATCAGTGATTTCCCTGGATGAATGGGTGTTCAACACGGAGGCTCATCCTTTAAGAATTGTGACTAGAGTTTCTAATGAAGAGAGTGGTGACCCAGAAGAGGTATTTCCACGTCATTTGCATGGTAGAAAAGAAGGTCGAATTGAATATAAGTAG
- the LOC114178450 gene encoding protein SMAX1-LIKE 4-like encodes MRSGVCALQQTLTAEAASVLKHSLGLARRRGHAQVTPLHVAATLLSLRGSSLRRACLKSQPHQTSHPLQCRALELCFNVALNRLPTAPAPLIHTQPSLSNALIAALKRAQAHQRRGCIEQQQQQPLLTIKVELEHLITSILDDPSVSRVMREAGFSSTAVKNNIEDSSPHSVFQCYNSSGGVFSSPCSPSSSENHRETTTNPANFRQTHHFLTSYASEFHPSLLFSPLKSAPACSFSGAASSGKDDIKVVLDILLRKKKKNTVIVGDSVSLTEGLVGELMRRVERSEVPDELKSTRFIKFQISPASLSCMKRDEVEMKVLELKRKVNSVASGEGGGIFYIGDLKWTVEEASLSDKEEGSPEGYNPVDHLVSEIGRLFCDCGTSNNAKVWLMATSSYQTYMRCQMRQPPLEKQWALQAVPVPSGGLDLSLHAPSVLDSKMSITQNQSHVPETKPLGNTEQQDRLNCCEECASNYEKEAQFLKPDQKKMIPFWLQSHSTEDHDKDELVKLKRKWNRLCHCLHQSKQLHNPLNWNNSYNSASSISFANNATHCSTSKLVPRFRRQQSCIIEFNFGDKREATEAVLDSLEGMEGKEVKTTLALGNGGSGETVGDITDDRTLQRAHICKLLQENVPWQSETVPSIAEALIHSKSAKQNNSITWLLVKGNDIIGKKRLALAVAESVFGSTDVLLQFDMLKRETSVAPFSEMLAGALKTHQQLAVLIENVEFADAQFMKFLSDGFETGKFGNFTEENSIQVILILTSGGSTSIEEKNEDSVIKLSWEVSETKPNLETQSVAARIIEPYLGNKRRAELDLFSDTKSFQGSKKKVCSRQTSFNTLDLNMKADEEGDGEGKEAESNPISSDLTKETIADPLSQNGFLDSIENRFEFNTSSVKDREMAELFLCKIKGSFEEVRGKQCCWENLSVDERVIEDVCFGCGYFTNKLFEKWLKKVFQSSLKTVNFGGKEGIVFRLCWGGKGDTKADSGFMSSSLPKSIQLNYFIE; translated from the exons ATGCGCTCAGGAGTTTGTGCATTACAGCAGACCCTCACAGCTGAGGCTGCTTCAGTGTTGAAGCACTCTCTGGGGTTGGCTCGGAGGAGGGGCCATGCACAGGTCACTCCTCTGCATGTGGCTGCCACTTTGCTCAGCCTCAGAGGCAGTTCCCTGAGAAGGGCTTGTCTCAAGTCTCAGCCTCACCAAACTTCTCATCCTCTTCAATGCAGGGCTCTTGAGCTCTGCTTCAATGTGGCTCTCAACAGGCTCCCAACAGCACCGGCTCCTTTGATCCACACTCAGCCCTCTCTCTCCAATGCTCTCATTGCTGCATTGAAGAGAGCTCAGGCTCACCAGAGAAGGGGCTGCATAGAGCAACAGCAACAACAGCCTCTTCTTACCATCAAGGTTGAACTGGAACATCTCATAACATCAATCCTTGATGACCCTAGCGTTAGCAGGGTTATGAGAGAGGCTGGTTTCTCCAGCACTGCTGTTAAGAACAACATAGAGGATTCCTCACCCCATTCTGTTTTCCAGTGTTACAACAGCTCTGGTGGTGTGTTTTCTTCTCCTTGCTCACCCTCTTCCAGTGAGAACCACAGGGAAACAACCACCAACCCTGCCAACTTCAGGCAGACTCATCATTTCTTAACTTCTTATGCTTCTGAGTTCCACCCTTCACTTCTCTTTTCTCCGCTGAAGAGTGCACCGGCGTGTTCCTTCTCTGGTGCAGCTTCTTCAGGTAAGGATGATATCAAGGTTGTCCTGGATATTCTcctgaggaagaagaaaaagaacacTGTGATTGTAGGTGACTCTGTGTCATTAACTGAAGGCCTTGTGGGAGAGCTTATGAGAAGGGTAGAAAGGTCAGAAGTGCCTGACGAGTTAAAGTCAACCCGTTTTATCAAATTCCAGATTTCACCTGCTTCTTTGAGTTGCATGAAGAGAGATGAAGTTGAAATGAAGGTGCTGGAACTAAAAAGGAAGGTGAATTCCGTTGCATCAGGAGAAGGGGGTGGCATTTTTTACATTGGAGACCTGAAGTGGACCGTGGAGGAGGCAAGTCTCAGTGACAAAGAGGAAGGGTCCCCAGAAGGTTACAATCCAGTTGATCATTTAGTTTCAGAAATTGGAAGGTTATTCTGTGACTGTGGAACCTCAAATAATGCTAAGGTGTGGCTCATGGCCACTTCTAGTTACCAAACATACATGAGATGTCAAATGAGGCAACCCCCTCTTGAGAAGCAGTGGGCTCTTCAGGCTGTTCCTGTTCCATCAGGTGGACTTGACTTGAGTCTTCATGCTCCCAG TGTCCTTGACTCAAAGATGAGCATCACCCAAAATCAATCTCATGTGCCCGAAACAAAGCCCCTTGGTAACACGGAGCAGCAGGATAGGCTGAACTGTTGTGAAGAGTGTGCCTCCAATTATGAAAAAGAAGCCCAATTTCTTAAGCCAGATCAAAAGAAAATGATCCCATTCTGGCTTCAGTCTCATAGCACAGAAGACCATGATAAG GATGAATTAGTCAAGTTGAAAAGAAAGTGGAACAGACTGTGCCACTGTCTCCACCAAAGCAAACAGCTTCATAACCCATTGAACTGGAACAACAGTTATAATTCAGCAAGCTCCATATCTTTTGCGAACAATGCGACACATTGCTCCACCTCCAAACTTGTTCCTCGATTCCGGCGCCAACAATCATGCATTATTGAGTTCAATTTCGGCGACAAAAGGGAAGCAACAGAGGCAGTCTTAGATTCCCTGGAGGGCATGGAAGGTAAAGAAGTAAAGACTACTCTCGCTCTTGGCAATGGCGGTTCAGGTGAGACGGTGGGGGATATAACTGATGATAGAACACTGCAAAGAGCTCATATTTGTAAACTATTGCAGGAGAATGTGCCATGGCAGTCTGAGACTGTTCCTTCAATAGCAGAAGCCTTGATCCATTCCAAATCAGCAAAGCAAAATAACAGTATTACTTGGTTACTAGTGAAAGGCAATGACATCATTGGGAAAAAAAGGTTGGCACTTGCAGTTGCAGAATCAGTTTTTGGCTCAACTGATGTGCTCCTTCAATTTGACATGCTAAAGAGAGAGACTTCAGTGGCCCCATTTTCTGAAATGCTGGCAGGAGCGCTGAAAACCCACCAACAGCTTGCGGTGCTAATAGAAAATGTTGAATTTGCTGATGCCCAGTTCATGAAATTCCTCTCAGATGGGTTTGAAACAGGAAAGTTTGGAAATTTCACTGAAGAGAACTCAATCCAAGTGATTCTCATTTTGACAAGTGGTGGATCCACTAGCATTGAGGAGAAGAACGAGGATTCGGTTATCAAGCTGTCATGGGAGGTTAGTGAAACCAAGCCTAACTTAGAGACTCAATCTGTCGCAGCTAGGATTATAGAGCCTTATTTGGGCAACAAAAGAAGAGCTGAACTTGATTTGTTTTCTGACACCAAGAGTTTTCAAGGGAGCAAGAAGAAAGTGTGTTCGAGACAAACGAGCTTCAACACTCTTGATCTGAACATGAAAGCTGATGAAGAGGGTGATGGGGAGGGTAAAGAAGCGGAAAGTAATCCAATTTCAAGTGATTTGACTAAGGAAACTATAGCTGATCCACTTAGCCAAAACGGGTTTCTTGACTCCATTGAAAACCGGTTTGAGTTTAACACAAGTTCAGTTAAAGACAGAGAGATGGCAGAGTTGTTTTTGTGCAAGATAAAAGGGTCTTTTGAGGAGGTTCGTGGGAAACAATGTTGTTGGGAGAATTTAAGTGTAGATGAGAGGGTGATTGAGGATGTTTGTTTTGGGTGTGGTTATTTTACCAACAAGCTGTTTGAGAAATGGCTGAAAAAGGTTTTCCAAAGCAGTTTAAAAACAGTTAACTTTGGAGGGAAGGAGGGTATAGTTTTTAGACTTTGTTGGGGTGGTAAAGGAGATACAAAAGCAGATAGTGGGTTCATGAGTTCTTCTCTGCCCAAGAGTATCCAACTTAATTACTTCATAGAGTGA
- the LOC114175877 gene encoding caffeoylshikimate esterase, translating to MAPEPSSEVPPNFWGHMPEEEYYTSQGVRNTKSQFQTPNGKIFTQSFLPLHQPIKATVFMTHGYGSDTGWLFQKICISFANWGYAVFAADLLGHGRSEGLRCYLGDMETVAATSLSFFLDVRRSESYKTLPAFLFGESMGGLATMLMYFQSDPGTWTGLIFSAPLFVIPEDMKPSKVHLFMYGLLFGLADTWAAMPDNKMVGKAIRDPEKLKVIASNPRRYTGPPRVGTMRELLRVTQYVQDNFSKVTAPFFTAHGTADGVTCPSSSKLLYEKASSEDKTLKLYDGMYHSLIQGEPDESANLVLGDMRQWIDDRVRRYGSQ from the coding sequence ATGGCACCGGAACCATCATCGGAGGTTCCCCCAAACTTCTGGGGCCACATGCCGGAAGAGGAATACTACACCTCCCAAGGCGTCCGCAACACCAAGTCCCAGTTCCAAACCCCCAATGGCAAAATCTTTACACAATCCTTCCTCCCTCTCCACCAACCCATCAAAGCCACCGTCTTTATGACCCACGGTTACGGCTCCGACACCGGTTGGCTCTTCCAGAAAATATGTATCAGCTTCGCAAACTGGGGTTACGCTGTCTTCGCCGCCGACCTCCTCGGCCACGGCCGCTCCGAAGGCCTCCGCTGCTACCTCGGCGACATGGAGACCGTCGCCGCCACGTCCCTCTCCTTCTTCCTGGACGTCCGCCGCAGCGAGTCTTACAAAACCCTCCCCGCATTCCTCTTCGGCGAGTCAATGGGGGGCTTAGCGACGATGCTAATGTACTTCCAATCAGATCCGGGGACGTGGACGGGCCTGATTTTCTCGGCGCCGCTTTTCGTTATCCCCGAGGATATGAAACCGAGCAAGGTGCATTTGTTCATGTACGGTCTGTTGTTCGGTTTGGCTGACACGTGGGCAGCGATGCCTGATAACAAGATGGTGGGAAAGGCGATTAGGGATCCTGAGAAGTTGAAGGTTATAGCTTCGAATCCTCGGAGGTACACGGGCCCACCTAGGGTGGGAACCATGCGGGAGCTTCTGAGGGTGACGCAGTATGTGCAAGATAATTTCTCCAAAGTGACGGCACCGTTTTTCACCGCTCACGGAACTGCTGACGGCGTTACGTGCCCTTCGTCGTCCAAGCTGCTTTACGAGAAGGCTTCCAGTGAGGATAAGACGTTGAAGCTTTATGATGGGATGTATCATTCCTTGATCCAGGGCGAGCCTGATGAGTCTGCCAACCTTGTGTTGGGGGACATGAGACAATGGATTGATGATAGGGTTCGAAGATATGGTTCCCAATAG